In Nostoc sp. CENA543, a single genomic region encodes these proteins:
- a CDS encoding ATP-binding sensor histidine kinase: MAVSLETSFVIPGYRFTEQIYIGSKTIVYRAIRSADETPVIIKLMRKENPNLNEIAQFHNQYTITKNLDIPGIIKPLNIENYGDNYAIVLEDMGGISLSEWRRQNGISLEEFFSIAINIVTILEKIHKARIIHKDIKPANILINPETQEIRIIDFSIASLLPREIQLLKNPNVLEGTLAYISPEQTGRMNRGVDYRSDFYSLGVTFFELLTGELPFSSKDPMELVYCHIAKIPPRLGHKIEIPQALADIVMKLMAKNAEDRYQSAYGLIHDLETCQQQWQTTKQITQFNLATKDIADCFLIPEKLYGRQTAVTNLLAAFERVTQGKTELVLVAGASGVGKTAVVNEVHKPIVRQRSYFIQGKFEQLQRDIPLFAFVQAFKDLIGQILSESDAQIQTWKTQLQSALGEQAQVIIDLIPDLELILGEQPPVTGLAGNAAEHRLNLLLQRFIQVFTANERPLVLFLDDLQWADAASLKLLQLLMSPSESSLTVAESHLAENSHSGLLLIGAYRDHEIFPGHPLELTINEILKSDGSLQIITLATLTFEDLTHLVTDTLHCPKNLAIPLTQIIFATTQGNPFFTHQFLKYLYQENIIEFNHHLEYWHCDISKVEALQLTDNVVEFMKIQLLKLQQSTQQALQLAACIGHHFDLKTLAIVYEKSLAETISDLRAAMLEGMILLQSEVYQLLEVNTDQQYQLVNSEQEESTNSLYQLSQCQFVHDRIQQAAYSLIPEQQKLSLHLKIGKLLFDHTPTSKLEENIFSIVNQLNMAIQLIVEPSERIKLVEMNLQAGHKALISTAYSSARKYLNTGIQLLPQQSWDTHYHLTLALYETATETSYLAGDFEQMEALAQVVLSKAKTKIDQLKIYDVKIRNYSSQGKALEAIEIALDFCQVLGVKFPKKPSQLDVQQEIQKIYSNLANKCIEDLIDLPEMQDVEALALMRVLASAFSSFYQAFPALMPLVCLKQIDLSLQFGNSPLSAFAYAIYGFMLCGVVGDIASGYQFGKLAVNLAHKFNDKEVKAKSMGTFNSHISHWHIHLRDTLKNFLETYTVALETGDLEFAAFSLQNYGYSAFFLGKELGYLQQELAKHSSAIKQINQEKVFYWQEIYHQTVLNLLEDRENSFDLSGEVYDEVKMLPIHLKDNDGIAISHLYLCRTYLCYLFQDYSKAWENTKKTAEFLHGGVGTLTYTQFHFYDSLVRLAVYIDLSESEQQEILVQVKVNQEKLQHWASYAPMNYLHKFHLVEAEYHRVLDNKTAAMDNYERAINLAKENDYIHEAALACELAAQFYLAWGKQRIVPNYLTDAYRAYQRWGAVAKVKHLQKRYPQLLTPIIQQEMLKTQIVSKREPITVSMLTSLSATKTSETVISSHTSVSEMLDLGSVIKASQLLSGEIELEQLLSTLMAVVMENAGASKAVLMLSDSDTDFKVTAVSYSAESGNILTDFPSINLEDSQDIPLTLINYVKRTKEMFVCDDAKTVAFLAGDRYIQNQQPQSLVCIPIINQGKLLGMMYLENNLTIGAFTRDRIEVLKLITTQAAISLENAILYENLATANQRLEEQNQTLEQKVAQRTQELEEKNQYLQQTLLKLQHTQTQLVQSEKMSSLGQMVAGIAHEINNPINFIHGNINHAHDYVQDLLDLVEIYQQEYPSPSDIIAEKSQAIDIKFLIQDLPKVLDSMKIGSSRIRNIVIGLRNFSRLDESEMKPVDIHEGIESTLMILQHRLKEKSDSPEILVTKEYTQLPLVNCYAGQLNQVFMNIISNAIDALEDSRLTASDPSKYLQIIIKTELLASNTVRVSITDNGSGMTETTKQKIFDPFFTTKPIGSGTGLGLSISYQVVVEKHKGQLTCNSTLGKGTEFLIDIPIQ; this comes from the coding sequence ATTAAACCCCTAAATATCGAAAATTATGGCGACAACTACGCCATAGTTTTGGAAGATATGGGCGGAATATCTCTATCAGAATGGCGACGACAAAACGGTATCAGTCTAGAGGAATTCTTCTCGATAGCCATCAATATAGTCACTATCCTAGAAAAAATACATAAAGCCAGAATTATTCACAAAGATATCAAACCTGCCAATATCTTAATTAACCCAGAAACACAAGAAATTAGAATTATAGATTTCAGTATCGCCAGCTTGCTACCAAGGGAAATTCAATTACTGAAAAACCCCAACGTCTTAGAAGGAACACTAGCGTATATATCCCCTGAACAAACCGGTAGGATGAATCGAGGTGTTGACTATCGTAGTGACTTTTATTCTTTGGGAGTGACCTTTTTTGAATTGCTCACGGGAGAATTACCTTTTAGTAGTAAAGATCCAATGGAGTTGGTCTACTGTCATATTGCCAAAATACCACCAAGATTAGGTCACAAAATCGAAATCCCGCAAGCTCTTGCAGATATTGTCATGAAGCTAATGGCAAAAAATGCCGAAGACCGTTATCAAAGTGCCTATGGTCTAATTCATGATTTAGAAACTTGTCAACAGCAGTGGCAAACTACAAAACAGATTACACAGTTTAATTTAGCAACTAAAGATATTGCTGACTGTTTCCTTATTCCTGAAAAACTCTATGGTCGTCAAACAGCAGTAACAAATTTATTAGCTGCTTTTGAGCGTGTTACCCAGGGGAAAACAGAATTAGTATTAGTTGCGGGTGCTTCTGGGGTTGGGAAAACTGCTGTAGTAAATGAGGTACATAAGCCTATTGTTCGCCAACGTAGTTATTTTATTCAAGGTAAGTTTGAACAATTGCAAAGAGATATTCCCTTATTTGCTTTTGTGCAAGCATTTAAAGATTTAATTGGGCAGATTTTGAGTGAATCTGATGCTCAAATTCAAACTTGGAAAACTCAACTTCAGTCAGCTTTAGGTGAACAAGCACAAGTCATAATTGATCTAATTCCAGATTTGGAACTAATTTTGGGTGAACAGCCTCCGGTGACTGGGTTAGCTGGGAATGCGGCGGAACATCGATTAAATTTATTATTGCAACGATTTATTCAGGTGTTTACAGCCAATGAACGTCCCTTAGTGCTGTTTTTAGATGATTTGCAATGGGCTGATGCTGCATCTTTGAAGTTACTCCAACTATTAATGTCTCCCTCAGAATCATCCTTGACGGTGGCTGAATCTCATCTAGCTGAAAATTCTCACTCCGGTTTATTATTAATTGGTGCATATCGTGACCATGAAATTTTCCCAGGTCATCCTTTAGAACTGACCATTAATGAAATTCTTAAGTCAGATGGTAGCTTACAAATTATAACTCTGGCTACCTTAACATTTGAAGATTTAACTCATCTTGTTACTGACACATTACATTGCCCAAAAAATCTGGCTATTCCTCTAACTCAAATTATCTTTGCTACAACTCAAGGTAATCCTTTCTTTACTCATCAATTTCTAAAATATCTATATCAAGAAAATATCATTGAGTTCAATCATCATCTTGAATATTGGCATTGTGATATTAGCAAAGTTGAAGCATTGCAACTAACAGATAATGTAGTTGAATTTATGAAAATTCAATTACTGAAGCTACAACAATCAACTCAGCAAGCATTGCAACTAGCAGCTTGTATTGGGCATCATTTTGATTTAAAGACTTTAGCAATTGTTTATGAAAAGTCTTTAGCTGAGACTATATCAGATTTACGTGCAGCGATGCTAGAAGGGATGATTTTACTGCAATCTGAAGTTTATCAGTTATTAGAAGTTAATACTGATCAACAATATCAGTTAGTTAATTCAGAACAGGAAGAATCTACAAATTCTCTTTATCAATTATCTCAATGCCAATTTGTTCACGATCGCATCCAACAAGCTGCCTATTCTCTAATTCCAGAACAGCAAAAACTCTCACTACATTTAAAGATAGGCAAATTACTATTTGATCATACTCCTACTAGTAAATTAGAAGAAAATATTTTTAGTATTGTCAATCAATTGAACATGGCAATACAGTTAATTGTAGAGCCTAGTGAACGTATTAAACTAGTCGAGATGAATCTCCAAGCTGGGCATAAGGCTTTAATTTCTACAGCCTATTCCTCAGCTAGAAAATATTTAAATACAGGTATTCAATTACTACCTCAGCAAAGTTGGGACACTCACTATCACCTCACTTTAGCTTTATATGAAACTGCCACCGAGACATCATATCTGGCTGGTGACTTTGAGCAAATGGAAGCATTAGCACAAGTTGTATTATCAAAAGCAAAAACCAAAATAGACCAACTGAAAATTTATGATGTCAAGATTAGAAACTATAGTTCGCAGGGTAAAGCACTAGAAGCCATTGAAATTGCGTTAGATTTTTGTCAGGTTTTAGGAGTGAAATTTCCCAAAAAGCCTAGCCAATTAGATGTACAACAAGAAATACAAAAAATCTATAGCAATTTAGCTAACAAGTGCATTGAAGATTTAATTGATTTACCAGAAATGCAAGATGTTGAAGCATTAGCTTTGATGCGAGTTCTTGCTAGTGCATTTAGTTCTTTTTACCAAGCTTTTCCAGCCCTTATGCCATTGGTATGTTTAAAACAAATAGATTTATCATTACAGTTTGGTAATTCCCCTTTATCAGCCTTTGCATACGCTATTTATGGCTTTATGCTCTGTGGTGTAGTTGGTGATATTGCATCTGGTTATCAGTTTGGTAAATTAGCTGTCAATTTAGCTCATAAATTTAATGATAAAGAAGTCAAAGCCAAAAGTATGGGGACTTTTAACTCCCATATTAGTCACTGGCACATTCATCTGAGAGATACATTAAAGAACTTTTTAGAAACCTATACAGTTGCACTGGAAACGGGAGATTTAGAATTTGCAGCTTTTTCGCTGCAAAATTATGGTTACTCTGCATTTTTTCTGGGTAAAGAACTAGGATATCTCCAACAAGAATTAGCTAAACATAGCTCTGCCATCAAGCAGATTAATCAAGAAAAAGTATTTTATTGGCAGGAGATTTATCATCAGACAGTCTTGAATTTGCTAGAAGATAGAGAAAATAGCTTTGATTTATCGGGAGAAGTATACGACGAAGTAAAAATGCTACCCATCCACCTCAAAGATAATGATGGTATAGCTATTTCACACTTGTATTTATGTAGGACTTATCTCTGCTATCTGTTTCAGGACTATAGCAAAGCCTGGGAAAATACCAAAAAAACGGCAGAGTTTTTACATGGTGGTGTAGGGACTTTAACTTACACTCAATTTCATTTTTATGATTCTCTAGTACGTTTAGCTGTATATATTGATCTGAGCGAATCTGAACAACAAGAAATTTTAGTGCAAGTCAAAGTTAATCAAGAAAAACTTCAGCATTGGGCAAGTTATGCACCGATGAATTATTTACATAAATTTCATTTGGTAGAAGCTGAGTATCATCGGGTTTTAGATAATAAAACAGCAGCAATGGATAACTATGAGCGGGCTATAAATTTAGCTAAAGAAAATGATTATATTCATGAAGCAGCTTTAGCTTGTGAATTGGCTGCTCAATTCTATTTAGCATGGGGAAAACAAAGAATAGTACCCAACTATTTAACTGATGCGTATCGCGCTTATCAACGTTGGGGTGCAGTTGCAAAAGTCAAACACCTCCAAAAACGCTATCCCCAATTACTCACACCCATAATTCAGCAAGAAATGCTCAAAACTCAAATTGTCAGCAAACGAGAACCAATTACTGTTTCTATGCTGACATCTTTGTCTGCAACTAAAACTAGTGAAACGGTGATTAGTTCTCACACCAGTGTTTCTGAGATGCTGGATTTAGGAAGTGTGATTAAAGCATCTCAGTTACTCTCTGGAGAAATTGAACTAGAACAATTACTTTCTACTTTAATGGCTGTGGTGATGGAAAATGCTGGCGCATCAAAAGCAGTATTGATGTTGAGTGATAGTGATACAGATTTCAAAGTCACCGCCGTAAGTTATAGTGCTGAGAGTGGGAATATCTTGACTGATTTCCCATCAATTAATTTAGAAGATAGTCAAGATATTCCCCTGACTCTGATTAATTATGTCAAACGCACCAAAGAAATGTTTGTCTGTGATGATGCTAAAACAGTAGCGTTTTTAGCAGGCGATCGCTATATTCAAAACCAACAACCCCAAAGCCTAGTTTGCATTCCCATTATTAATCAAGGGAAGTTACTAGGTATGATGTACCTGGAGAATAATCTTACCATTGGGGCATTCACACGCGATCGCATTGAAGTCCTCAAACTCATCACCACCCAAGCCGCTATTTCTCTAGAAAATGCTATTCTCTACGAAAATCTCGCCACCGCCAATCAACGTTTAGAAGAACAAAACCAAACCCTAGAACAAAAAGTTGCCCAGAGAACTCAAGAGTTAGAAGAAAAAAATCAATATTTACAACAAACCTTACTAAAATTACAACATACCCAAACCCAATTAGTACAAAGTGAAAAAATGTCTTCTTTGGGACAAATGGTAGCCGGAATTGCCCATGAAATCAATAATCCTATTAACTTTATTCATGGCAATATTAATCATGCCCATGACTATGTACAAGACTTACTAGATTTAGTCGAGATTTATCAACAAGAATATCCCAGCCCTTCTGATATCATTGCCGAAAAATCCCAAGCAATAGATATTAAATTCCTCATACAAGACTTACCTAAAGTGCTGGACTCCATGAAAATCGGCAGTTCACGCATTCGTAATATTGTGATTGGGTTACGTAACTTTTCCCGTCTAGATGAATCAGAGATGAAACCTGTAGATATACATGAAGGTATTGAAAGTACCCTCATGATTTTACAGCACAGACTCAAAGAAAAGAGTGATTCACCAGAAATTTTAGTTACAAAAGAATATACCCAATTGCCATTGGTTAATTGTTATGCCGGTCAATTAAATCAAGTCTTTATGAATATCATTAGTAATGCTATTGACGCATTAGAAGATTCTAGATTGACAGCTAGTGATCCATCAAAATATCTCCAGATTATCATTAAAACTGAGTTGTTAGCATCAAATACAGTTAGAGTGAGCATTACTGATAATGGTTCTGGGATGACAGAAACAACCAAACAAAAAATATTTGACCCATTTTTCACTACTAAGCCTATCGGTAGTGGTACAGGCTTAGGGTTATCAATTAGCTATCAAGTAGTAGTAGAAAAACACAAAGGTCAGTTAACTTGTAATTCCACATTGGGTAAAGGAACTGAATTTTTAATTGATATTCCCATTCAATAG
- a CDS encoding NAD(P)/FAD-dependent oxidoreductase yields MQTKKVCVIGAGVSGLVTARNFIETGYEVTVFETQAGIGGVWEKSRVYPGLTIQSPRDTYAFPDYPMPASYPEWPTAEQTRNYLISYAEHFGVTPRIRFQTEVTQVTRKTSEIPKWLVNIRFRDQVSGELQQEQLEFDFVVVCTGIFHIPYQPSLPGKEEFIAAGGQVLHTTEFNNTSIVEGKRVVVVGLGKSATDIATLSADVSAKCTMVFRQIPWKIPKFFLGKVNIKYVLLTRFAESWLPYRKLEGMEWLLHSIGKPLVWAFWRINEILLRYQLKLDACGMIPDQPLTKWVVSSIALETPNFYQYVASGKIQAKKTEIKRFVADGVELATGEHIPADIVVFGTGFRQDVPFLAAEDRQTLIDKQGNFQLYRNIIHPHIPNLGFVGYNSSKFCPLTSDINSQWLLEYFQGNLNLPTPQKMLEEIALEWQWKKQEWEYGLHHGTSIFPFSFHYIDELMSDMGIVDTSPIWQKILKNISPMSPANYQRIRQTLKLRRPSYVDSFTIKPRETVGVSQ; encoded by the coding sequence ATGCAAACAAAGAAAGTATGTGTAATTGGGGCTGGCGTTAGTGGATTAGTCACAGCAAGAAACTTTATAGAAACTGGCTATGAAGTCACTGTGTTTGAAACACAAGCGGGAATAGGTGGTGTGTGGGAAAAATCTAGAGTCTATCCAGGGTTGACTATTCAAAGCCCCCGCGATACCTATGCCTTCCCTGATTATCCCATGCCTGCATCCTATCCAGAATGGCCGACCGCAGAGCAAACACGCAATTACTTAATATCTTACGCCGAACATTTTGGTGTAACTCCCAGAATCCGTTTTCAAACGGAAGTAACTCAAGTCACCAGAAAAACTTCAGAAATACCAAAATGGTTAGTTAATATTCGGTTTCGTGATCAGGTTTCTGGAGAACTTCAACAGGAACAATTAGAGTTTGATTTTGTAGTTGTGTGTACTGGAATTTTTCATATTCCTTACCAACCTTCTCTACCTGGAAAAGAAGAATTTATTGCTGCTGGGGGTCAAGTATTACACACCACAGAATTTAATAACACCTCGATTGTAGAAGGTAAGCGGGTAGTTGTGGTAGGTCTGGGTAAATCTGCGACTGACATCGCCACTCTATCTGCTGATGTATCTGCAAAATGCACAATGGTGTTTCGTCAAATACCTTGGAAGATTCCTAAATTCTTCTTGGGAAAAGTAAATATTAAGTATGTTTTGTTAACACGCTTTGCTGAAAGCTGGCTACCATATCGTAAGTTAGAGGGTATGGAATGGCTACTACACAGTATTGGTAAGCCATTAGTCTGGGCTTTTTGGCGCATTAATGAAATACTACTCCGCTATCAACTCAAGTTAGATGCTTGCGGAATGATTCCTGATCAACCCCTGACTAAATGGGTGGTTTCTTCTATCGCTTTAGAAACTCCTAATTTTTATCAGTATGTTGCTTCTGGGAAGATTCAAGCAAAAAAAACTGAAATTAAACGGTTTGTTGCTGATGGTGTAGAGTTAGCCACTGGAGAACATATACCTGCGGATATTGTGGTATTCGGTACAGGATTTCGTCAAGATGTACCGTTTTTAGCAGCAGAAGATCGTCAAACCTTAATAGATAAACAAGGAAATTTTCAACTTTACCGCAATATTATTCACCCTCATATTCCCAACCTTGGTTTTGTGGGTTACAACTCCAGCAAATTCTGCCCCCTAACATCAGATATTAATTCTCAGTGGTTACTGGAATACTTCCAAGGTAATCTCAATTTGCCTACACCACAAAAGATGTTAGAAGAAATAGCTTTAGAGTGGCAATGGAAAAAGCAAGAATGGGAATATGGTTTACATCATGGCACATCGATATTCCCGTTCAGTTTTCATTATATTGATGAATTAATGAGTGATATGGGGATAGTAGATACTTCGCCAATTTGGCAGAAAATACTCAAGAATATTTCACCTATGTCTCCAGCTAATTATCAACGAATTAGACAGACTTTAAAGTTAAGAAGACCTTCTTATGTAGATAGTTTTACTATCAAGCCTCGTGAAACTGTTGGTGTTAGTCAATAG
- a CDS encoding NAD(P)/FAD-dependent oxidoreductase yields the protein MNHYDVVIVGGGPAGSTTGTLLKKYNPQLRVLILEKEKFPRDHVGESQLPQISEILDEMGCWDKVEAANFPIKVGGNYRWGKDPEPWEFHFLRLEEFKDEPRPAKFTGQRKQTAFQVDRAVYDEILLRHAEELGCEVREQTAVVKVDTQGDSLRRGVAHRITALHLNTGETITATYYVDGSGHVGVLRKAVGVQTECPTQLQNVAIWDYWENAEWAVEIGVGGTRIQIMSLPHGWIWFIPLSPTRTSVGFVCPASYYKQAKKSAAEIYHQALQDEPLISKLLANATSRGNIEITKDWSFLAERTTGENWFLVGEAAGFADPILSAGLTLTHVGGKELAYTISALLQNQYDADWLKSQYDHNQRRRVQQHIRFADYWYAANGQFTDLYDHCQTIAKEAGLNLSPAEAFRWLAQGGFTNDIVGQAVIGGFDLGAMKQMVQRFSKEELPWEISGYNVFELNIDDTQEEFVAVYSNGAITRVKCYRRENGDRLPITGLYGLLIDILSRTSDIEQIYHYLISLFKNRFPAEHLRIAIQHTMFCLEVMALEGWVKASLNPEKPPLKISMPVEGQLHYSGRS from the coding sequence ATGAACCATTATGATGTTGTAATTGTTGGTGGTGGCCCCGCAGGTAGCACAACCGGCACTCTATTGAAAAAGTATAATCCTCAATTGCGTGTATTAATTCTGGAAAAAGAAAAGTTTCCACGGGATCATGTGGGTGAAAGTCAGCTACCGCAGATTAGTGAAATCCTTGATGAGATGGGATGTTGGGATAAAGTAGAAGCTGCTAATTTCCCCATTAAAGTTGGGGGTAACTATCGCTGGGGAAAAGATCCAGAACCTTGGGAGTTTCACTTTTTACGTCTAGAGGAATTTAAAGATGAACCTCGTCCAGCCAAGTTTACAGGACAACGCAAACAAACAGCGTTTCAAGTAGACCGGGCGGTTTATGATGAGATTCTGCTGCGTCATGCTGAAGAATTGGGATGTGAAGTCAGAGAACAAACAGCAGTGGTGAAAGTAGATACACAAGGCGATAGCCTCCGGCGGGGCGTAGCCCATCGCATCACGGCCTTACACTTGAATACTGGGGAAACAATCACTGCAACTTACTACGTTGATGGTTCTGGCCATGTCGGTGTATTGCGAAAAGCTGTAGGTGTGCAAACAGAATGTCCTACACAACTGCAAAATGTCGCCATCTGGGATTATTGGGAAAATGCAGAGTGGGCGGTAGAAATTGGTGTGGGTGGGACTCGCATACAGATAATGAGCTTACCACACGGATGGATTTGGTTTATTCCCCTCAGCCCCACCCGTACTAGTGTTGGTTTTGTTTGTCCAGCTAGCTATTACAAACAAGCGAAAAAATCAGCCGCAGAGATTTATCATCAAGCACTCCAAGATGAACCGCTAATTTCTAAGCTGCTGGCTAATGCTACTAGCAGAGGTAATATTGAGATTACGAAAGATTGGTCTTTCCTAGCAGAGAGAACCACAGGGGAAAACTGGTTTTTAGTAGGAGAAGCCGCAGGTTTTGCTGATCCGATTTTATCTGCGGGTTTAACTCTCACCCATGTAGGCGGTAAGGAGTTAGCATACACCATATCTGCACTACTCCAAAATCAATATGATGCAGATTGGTTAAAAAGCCAATACGACCATAATCAACGCCGTCGCGTCCAACAGCATATCCGCTTTGCAGATTACTGGTATGCTGCCAATGGTCAATTTACAGACTTATATGACCACTGTCAAACCATCGCCAAAGAAGCCGGTTTAAATCTCAGTCCCGCCGAAGCCTTTCGCTGGTTAGCCCAAGGTGGTTTTACCAATGATATTGTTGGTCAAGCTGTCATTGGTGGCTTTGACTTAGGGGCGATGAAACAGATGGTACAGCGTTTTTCCAAAGAGGAATTACCTTGGGAAATTAGCGGTTACAACGTCTTTGAGTTAAACATTGACGACACCCAAGAAGAATTCGTTGCTGTGTATAGCAACGGTGCAATTACACGAGTAAAATGCTACCGCAGAGAAAATGGCGATCGCTTACCGATTACCGGTCTTTATGGTTTATTAATTGATATTCTCAGCCGTACGTCTGATATTGAGCAAATTTATCATTACCTCATTAGTTTGTTCAAGAACCGCTTTCCCGCCGAACATCTCCGCATCGCCATCCAGCATACAATGTTCTGCTTAGAAGTCATGGCTTTAGAAGGTTGGGTAAAAGCCTCTTTAAATCCTGAGAAACCACCACTGAAAATTTCTATGCCCGTTGAAGGTCAATTACATTACTCCGGTCGTAGTTAA
- the csaB gene encoding polysaccharide pyruvyl transferase CsaB — translation MRSLLSGYYGKGNGGDEALLATLLQMLPSHVTPVVLSGNPEQTRDRYNVEAYDRMSPLAVLQALRSCDALIWGGGSLIQDVTSTISPFYYGGLMALAQSMGLKTIAWAQGIGPLVRPQTRWLARQNFTGCTKVSVRDRASSALLSDWQIPHIIAPDPVWALAAKPVPAIWDLPQPRVAVTLRKHPQLTEARLANFIHALVEFQKATQSFIILLPFQKSEDLEIAQAIQPHLADVSQILSLEDPQILKGVFRDVEMVIGMRLHSLIMAAAEGCRCFALSYDPKVNRLMEDLMIPGWDLVNLPDEPQLISQTWIEYYTNGQAISSATIQILIDGALQHRNLLGEVLS, via the coding sequence ATGCGATCGCTATTATCTGGGTATTACGGTAAGGGCAACGGTGGTGATGAGGCTTTGTTAGCTACACTACTGCAAATGCTACCATCTCATGTCACGCCTGTGGTGTTGTCGGGCAATCCAGAACAAACGCGCGATCGCTACAATGTAGAAGCCTATGACCGAATGTCACCCCTGGCTGTATTGCAAGCTTTACGTTCCTGTGATGCTTTGATTTGGGGTGGAGGGAGTCTAATTCAGGATGTTACTAGCACCATAAGTCCTTTTTACTATGGGGGGTTGATGGCGTTAGCCCAAAGTATGGGTTTAAAAACTATTGCTTGGGCGCAGGGTATTGGCCCTTTGGTGCGCCCCCAAACTCGATGGTTAGCAAGACAAAATTTTACTGGTTGTACTAAAGTCAGTGTACGCGATCGCGCCAGTTCAGCTTTATTATCTGATTGGCAAATCCCCCACATCATTGCACCTGATCCTGTCTGGGCTTTAGCTGCTAAACCAGTACCCGCAATTTGGGATTTACCCCAGCCTAGAGTCGCTGTCACTTTAAGGAAGCATCCCCAATTAACGGAAGCGCGTTTAGCCAATTTCATTCATGCTTTAGTAGAGTTTCAAAAAGCTACTCAAAGTTTTATTATTTTGCTGCCATTCCAAAAAAGTGAAGACCTGGAAATTGCTCAAGCTATACAGCCACACCTTGCAGATGTCAGTCAGATTTTGTCTCTTGAAGATCCGCAGATATTAAAGGGCGTATTTCGAGATGTAGAAATGGTAATTGGAATGCGACTCCACAGTTTAATTATGGCTGCGGCTGAAGGCTGTCGCTGTTTTGCTTTGAGTTATGACCCCAAAGTTAATCGTTTAATGGAAGATTTGATGATACCTGGCTGGGACTTAGTTAATTTACCAGATGAACCACAGTTAATTAGTCAAACTTGGATAGAATATTACACTAATGGTCAGGCAATCTCATCTGCAACTATCCAAATACTCATAGATGGCGCATTGCAACATCGTAATTTGTTAGGTGAAGTTTTAAGTTAG
- a CDS encoding DUF2499 domain-containing protein, which yields MHALSIPTWIIHVSSVIEWMAAIWLIWTYGELTGNRSWWGLSLGMLPALVSAMCACTWHYYDNAESLEWLVTLQATMTVVGNFTLWAAAVWIWRESRSTKTETDSFEPKSIKSER from the coding sequence ATGCACGCTCTTTCAATTCCCACTTGGATTATTCATGTTTCTAGCGTCATTGAGTGGATGGCGGCGATTTGGTTAATTTGGACTTATGGCGAACTCACTGGAAATCGTAGCTGGTGGGGATTGTCTTTGGGGATGTTACCAGCTTTGGTGAGTGCTATGTGTGCTTGCACTTGGCATTATTACGACAATGCCGAATCTTTAGAATGGTTAGTAACCTTGCAAGCTACTATGACTGTAGTTGGTAATTTTACCCTTTGGGCTGCGGCGGTGTGGATTTGGCGTGAATCCCGTAGTACCAAGACAGAAACAGATTCTTTTGAGCCGAAATCTATTAAATCAGAGCGATGA
- a CDS encoding DUF3593 domain-containing protein encodes MISKDTLFALSLFPYLGFLWFITRSQQLPRLALYGFYGTLVFVAVTIPAGIYAKIHYGEALANIDWLHGGAEVFLTLSNILVVLGFRQAVMQLKK; translated from the coding sequence ATGATATCGAAAGACACCCTTTTTGCCTTATCACTGTTTCCTTACCTGGGTTTCTTGTGGTTTATCACCCGCAGTCAACAATTACCCCGTTTAGCATTGTATGGATTTTACGGGACGTTGGTTTTTGTAGCGGTGACAATTCCCGCCGGCATATACGCCAAAATTCATTATGGCGAAGCCCTAGCTAACATCGATTGGCTGCATGGTGGTGCAGAAGTTTTCTTGACACTTTCTAATATTTTGGTTGTCTTGGGCTTCCGTCAAGCTGTGATGCAGTTGAAGAAGTAG